In Desulforhopalus sp., a single window of DNA contains:
- a CDS encoding ABC transporter substrate-binding protein, whose protein sequence is MKKLVIGLCALGLMLPTLSVAADPVKIGMITTLSTKAGYLGEEIRDGFQLAIDQEGGKLGGAAVELLVEDDGAKPEKGKQIAERFAQKDGVKIMTGIVFSNVAMAVVPKIIKEDVLYLSANAGPSDLAGAGCDPNYFSVAYQNDNLDEVVGQYVTEAGHKNVYLLAPNYPAGKDHLAGFKRYYKGALAGEVYTKLDQADYAAEIATIRDAKPDAVFFFLPGGMGINFIKQYAQAGLKETIPLYGPAFSFDERLLAAVGDAALGVKNGSQWTHDLDYPANKEFVAAFKKAYNRTPTLYASQGYDTARLISSALKATGGKSDLAALRPALKKAEFASVRGNFAFGNNQHPIQDIYIREVVKTETGFTNKTVKKVFAKHVDAYAKECKMQ, encoded by the coding sequence ATCGGGCTTTGCGCCCTCGGGCTCATGCTGCCAACCCTTAGTGTTGCTGCCGACCCGGTAAAGATAGGCATGATCACGACCCTTTCGACCAAGGCCGGGTATCTTGGCGAGGAGATACGTGACGGTTTCCAGCTGGCCATCGACCAGGAAGGCGGAAAACTGGGTGGCGCCGCCGTGGAACTCCTTGTTGAAGACGACGGAGCCAAGCCGGAAAAAGGCAAGCAGATTGCCGAACGCTTCGCCCAGAAAGACGGGGTGAAGATCATGACCGGCATTGTCTTCTCCAATGTGGCCATGGCCGTGGTGCCGAAGATCATCAAGGAAGACGTGCTATATCTCAGTGCCAACGCCGGGCCTTCCGATCTGGCCGGGGCCGGCTGTGATCCCAATTATTTCAGCGTTGCCTACCAGAACGACAATCTCGACGAGGTCGTCGGCCAGTATGTCACCGAAGCCGGCCATAAGAATGTCTATCTGCTCGCTCCCAACTACCCCGCCGGCAAAGACCATCTTGCCGGATTTAAACGATATTATAAAGGTGCCCTCGCCGGTGAGGTGTACACCAAGCTCGATCAGGCCGATTATGCAGCGGAGATCGCCACCATCCGCGATGCCAAGCCCGATGCGGTATTCTTTTTCCTGCCCGGCGGCATGGGCATCAATTTTATCAAACAATACGCCCAAGCCGGCCTGAAGGAGACCATTCCCCTCTACGGCCCGGCATTCTCCTTTGACGAACGATTGCTTGCCGCTGTCGGCGATGCGGCCCTCGGTGTCAAAAACGGCTCGCAGTGGACCCATGATCTCGACTATCCCGCCAACAAGGAATTCGTCGCCGCCTTCAAGAAGGCCTATAATCGCACCCCGACCCTCTACGCCAGCCAGGGCTATGATACCGCCCGGTTGATCTCCTCCGCCCTCAAAGCGACCGGCGGCAAGTCCGACCTTGCAGCCCTTCGACCGGCGCTGAAAAAGGCCGAATTCGCCTCGGTACGTGGCAACTTCGCCTTTGGCAACAATCAGCACCCGATCCAGGACATCTATATCCGCGAGGTGGTGAAGACCGAGACCGGTTTCACCAACAAGACGGTCAAGAAGGTCTTCGCCAAGCATGTCGATGCCTATGCGAAAGAGTGCAAGATGCAGTAG